Sequence from the Gloeocapsopsis dulcis genome:
GGGTGGCGCGGGAATTCCGCCTACATTGTTAATGCAAGATATGCGTCACTTCATCCCAGATTACTTGCACAAGTTGTATCAAAAACGCAGCCGTCGAGGAGAAGACGACTTACGCGTACAGATTTGTATCAGTTTTCAAAAGTCAATGTTTTGCGTCACTAACGCAGCAATTTTAGGTTTGATGCCGCATCCAGTTGATACAATAGTTCCCGAAGAGCAAGCTGCAAATCGGGCATTTTTAGTAACTTGGATGGATCGATTTATGACTTCACGGTTACAAGATGTGCAAGTTGCCTAATGTTTACAGACAACATAATTAAGTTGTATTTTCTTGTAATGTAGATAAACTCAAATGACGATTTGATAAAAGTTGTTATTATTCAATCGCCTACGATGAGTTTATTCATAAAAACATAAGATTTTTGCTGAATGTTGGCACAGAAACAGTCATTCACATCGCTCAAAGTTTTTCGTTGCGCTTTCCTCGACTTTGTTGACGATCCATTTTATGTTTCTGAGATAGAAAGTATTCGCTATATTGCCGATGGTTTACTTGTTGTCGAGAACGGTAAAATTAAGGAATTAGGACATTATCAAAGCTTACAAAGTAAATATGCAGAAACTCTTATAACTGAGTATCCTGAAATGTTAATCATGCCAGGATTTATTGATACACATATTCATTTTCCTCAAACAGAAATAATTGCTGCATATGGCGAGCAGCTTTTGGAGTGGTTGAATCAGTATGTATTTCCAACTGAGGCAAAATTTAAAGATAAAGCTTATGCGCAAAAAATTGCCGCAATTTTTCTTGATGAATTACTAAAGAACGGTACGACAACAGCACTTGTTTTTGCAACAGTTCATCCGCAATCAGTTGATGCTTTTTTTGAAGAAGCGAATCGTCGCAATTTACGAATGATTGCTGGCAAAGTAATGATGGATCGCAATGCACCAGACGACCTTTCAGATACGGCTGAAACATCTTATCAAGAAAGTAAGCAACTGATTCAAAAGTGGCATAAAAAAGGACGTTTGCTTTATGCTGTTACACCTCGGTTTGCGATTACATCAACCGATGAGCAATTGCAGTTAGCAGGAAAACTTTTAGCTAAATTTCCTGATGTTTATTTACATACACATTTATCAGAAAATGTCAATGAAGTTGAGTGGGTAAAACAGCTATTTCCTGAAAGTCAGGGTTATTTAGATGTTTACGATCGCGCAGGATTAGTCGGCGATCGCTCAGTATTTGCCCATGGAGTGCAACTTACTGATGCAGAGTTTCAACGGTTGTCACAAGCCAAGTCAGCGATCGCATTTTGCCCAACTTCTAATTTGTTTTTGGGGAGTGGACTGTTTAAGCTTGCCAAGGCTAAATGTATAGAACATCCAGTAAAGCTTGGTTTAGGAACCGATATTGGCGCGGGAACGAGCTTTTCACTGTTAGAAACTGCAAGTGAAGCTTATAAAGTAGCACAACTGCAGAATCAGAAGCTATCTCCATTTCAAGCACTATTTTTAGCAACGCTTGGCGGTGCAAAAGCGCTGTCTTTAGAAGATAAGATTGGTAACTTTGACGTTGGCAAAGAAGCCGACTTTGTTGTTCTTAATGTGCGCGCAACTCCACTCATGGCACTGCGGAATCCTGCGATAACCCCAACTTCGTTAGCAGAACTTGCAGAACAAGCATTTGCACTCATCATGCTAGGTGACGATCGCGCAATTCATGCCACATATATTATGGGAGAAGCTTACGAGCCAAAATCAGGCAGGTGAAGAGAACTGGGGAAGTACTCCTTTACTTACTGCTACAGTAATTTGCTCGTATCAACACGATAAACTCCATTCGATCGCTCTCTCGCTCAAACGAGTGCTGATGCTCAAATTCCAACTTCTGCCATACCCGTAGCGCACGCTTGTTGAATGCCGCGATTGTTACTCGAAACGTCTTCGGCTTAAATAAAGTATCTGCAAACTCTAAAACAGCATTAGCATACTCAGCGCCTTTTCCTCTTCCGGTCAAATCAGGGCGAATTCCAAAACCAATATCCAATGCCTCATCACAGTAATCACCACCACTGACCTGTCCATCCTGTCCAAACGAACAATAAGCCACTAACTCGCTATTTTCATCCAAAATACTGTAGAAGTTGTTCTGTGGGTGCAGCAGATATTGTATTAGTCCAGTGTCCTCATCAGAGTTGTTGTAGAAATCGTAAGGTGGCTGATATCGCCAACTGAGGATAGCGCGTGCATTACTCTCATCAATTAGATGAAACGCGAACATTACTTGCTGTGCTGCTTGTACGATCTTTAACTACCCTACCTTCTAAGTGTGCTTCTTTACTTAGCCTCATAGCCTATACCATTTTGGATTTTAGATTGAGATGCATCGAATGGGAATTGAATTGTGTTTAACTTATTTGGATTGATAACTGCAAAGATTAACTGAATACATTCACAAACTTAAAGCTAAAGTCGAACTGACGTAACAGTACTTACAATTGAGACACGTGCTTGGTAGGGCATTTATGGATAGAATCTCGGTTAACCCTCAAATTCACTTCGGTAAGCCATGCATAGCAAATACACGCATCTCTGTGCAAAGCGTACTTGAATTGCTGAATGAAGAGCTGTCCCTTTGAAGAAATTATTCAAGATTACTATCCCGACTTACAAGTTGAAGATATTCGCACTTGTTTCAATACGAGATCGCGTTGGTAGCTGCTGAAGATGTTTGCCTCATATCTGCTTGAGGGGCGATCCTAAGGGTATAATTTGAAATTAATTTCGATGTTTGCAGTCAAAGCGGAGAAGCAGATAATGCATTTCAGCGATGAAGATCGACAAGCAATGCTCAAACTCAAAGGTGTAGGAACAACGGTAATTAGTAGGTTGGAACAAATTAGGTATGATTCACTAACGGCGTTACGGGATCAAGACGCTGCAAAAGTCACAAAAGAAATATCTGAGATGATGGGTTCGACATGCTGGCACATTAGTCCTCAAGCTCGATCAGCGATTCAAGCGATCGTTGATTTGGCAAAGCGTGGAGCCTTCAGCTAACAAGGCATTGGGGCAGATTGGCTCAAGTTGCTTTCTGCTTCGTTCGCAGTTGGTTTGTCGCGGCTCAATTTTGCCGTTATCGTGCTAGAGGATTTTTGTTTTGTGCTGCTGAGTTGATAGTTTGTTCGATTCGCTTCAATCTTGTCTCTAAACGTTTAGCACTGGCAATCCAAAAGAGTATATTCTTTTTAGTGGTATTACTAAATGCTGCAAAATGTTTATTAGCAGTTTCATTTGCTTCTAATGCTTGCTGCAAATCTGTTGGAATTATCAAAGCTTCAGTGTCATCTAACGTAGTCCACGATCCATCTTGTTTTGCAGTTTCAATTTTTTTAAGACCAGCCTGAGTCATCAAATCTTGTTCTATCAATTCTTCGATATATTGCTTATTTAATTTTGACCATACGCTTTTTGATTTTCGAGGTGTGAAAACCTGCATATATGATTCTGCGTCTAAAGATTTGACTTTACTGTCAATCCAACCAAAGCATAAAGCTTCTTTTACGGCTTCACTGTATCGAATGCTTGGCTTACCACTTTTTACTTTGTAGTAGATAAGCCAAACACCACTAGAGGTACAATGATTTTTCTCCAACCATTCTCGCCACTGTTTGCGATCTTTATCTGACAGATTAAACATTAATTTGTATTCTTCCAGCGTTCTGCCCCAAGGCACAACTTCATTTAGTTTCATAAGTGTATATGACAATTCTGGTCAAGTGTTGCGATACCAACCAATTTTTGGTAAGTAGATCTAGCAGCTCTAAAGCGCTATAAGTTATTAACTACTAAGCCTGAAATAACGAACTTTCATAGCTGAACGTACAGCATTCATGACTTCTTGAGCACGAATACGGCCACGGACAGTTCCCTCCCGTAACACATCCCAGATATAGTCTTCTTCCTGCTCAAATTCGGCTCGTCTTGCTCGAATTGGCTCCAAAAATTGATTAAGCACTGTTGAGAGTTCGCGTTTGACTTGTACATCTCCCAAAATGGGCTTTCCCTGTGGTGTGGCACCACCACGACGATAAAGCTCTTTCAATTGTGCTACACGCTCTTGCTCTGAATTAAAGGCATCATGGTAGATAAACACCGGATTGCCCTCAACTTGCCCTGGCTCAGTTCCATGAACGCGATTAGGGTCAGTGAACATACCCATGACTTTGCGCGTGACTGTACCACGAAACAGCACCGATTGGGATCAAGCCCGACAGCTAGGTAGTCGAGCATAACCTCACGGATGTTGGCTTGGAGGCGTTCTGGGGTCGCAAAATTGTCAGTCAGTGCCTGGACATCAGCAATCAAGATGTATGTTTCGTAGTCATGCTGAAGCTTGACACGATTTTGCAGGCTGCCAAGATAATGCCCCAAATGCAATCTCCCAGTGGGGCGATCGCCGGTCAAAATTCTCTTATGCGTCATGGCTGATAAGTTGTCTAAATTTTATTGAGTCAATTAGGCAGAAGCGCGAACGATAGTTTAGATACGCCATCGCCACAGCTGCAAATTTCCAGCCATGTTGTACTCAATCAAATTTCGATTCAACTTTTCACTCATGCTCAGAATATATACAAGCTCTAGAACGTTATGGTAATCCTAAAAGAAGCACATTGCAATAATTAACTTGAGACAAATTCCTCACCCTTCATCAAGTTCGTCAAAAGTTTAGCTCAATGAAGAAGCTTAGCTAGATACGGAATCTTCTGTAGCAGTAGTGCGTAAATCCAAAATCATTTGCTTACATAAAATTCAGCGGATCGACATCAATGGTGATTACCGATGTAAGAATCAGCGACAGATTGAGGAAAGTTTTTAATTCGCTTTGAGGCATCTAAAATTTCCAGCCCTACAACATTACCCTGCTTGTCATAATCCACAATCACACCAGGTTCAGTTTCATCACTCTCATCAATCTCATGACTCCAACGAATCCAAAGCACATCATCTTCTTGGTTATACGTTGCTTTCATCCTCTGCCCTCCAATACTTTTTGAGCCTACTTGTTTTGTACAGAGATTTAACTCGTGGTAGAGCAACGCTATCGTTGATAAAGGCTCTCAGTAAGTAAACTTTACCGTTTGTTGCTAGAAACCTTGACTGATAGACTTTTGTTCCGTCTTCTTGTATGAGAACTTGCTCTGGTGATTCTAAAAGAAGCTGTAAAATTTGGATGGGTATGTCTCGCTCCTCTAGACGCTCGTAAACATGGATAGAAAGTTCAAAATTCACTTTACATAAAATTCAGTGGATCGACATCAATAGTGAGGCTTACCGAAGTAGGAATCAGCGATCGCACATCTTCCCAATCAGGCAATTCGGGTTGTGCATCAGACACAAACTTAAGTAAAATTTGCCAACGGTAGCGGTTAGAAACTCGTAGAATACTTGCTGGTGCGGGTCCTAAGACCTCACATTCTGAGATAGCATTCAACTGAGTGGCGATTTGTTGTGCTGTATTCTCTACCGTAGCTGGATCAGTGCTACTCAAACGCAACAAAATCAATCTGCCGTGCGGTGGATAATTCAATGCGGCACGTTGTTCTAATTCTGCTGTGGTAAAAGCCTCGTAGGCGTGTTGTTGCACTGCTTGAATCACAGGATGTTCTGGCGAATACGTTTGTACAATCACTCTTCCTGGATCTTCACCCCGACCAGCACGACCTGCGACTTGTGTCAAAGTTTGAAATGCGCGTTCGGCGGCGCAATAATCTGCTAGATGCAACAATCCATCCGCAGCAACAACACCAACCAAGGTAACTTGCGGCAAATCGAGTCCTTTCGTCAGCATTTGCGTTCCTACCAATAAATCAGCTTCTCGGTTAGCAAATCGTGTCAATAGCGTGCGATGCGCTCCTTTAGTACGAGTCGTGTCACTATCGAACCGAATTATTCGTAGTTGAGGAAACTGTCGCGCTAACTCCTGCGTAACTCGCTGTGTTCCACTCCCAAAAAACTTCAAATAAGGCGAACCACATTCAGGACAATTGCGCGGATGTGACTGTGCATAATTACAGTAATGACACCGCAAGATTTCTGGCGCTTTTTCCTCGGTTTGATGATACGCCAAGGAAACATCACAGTGCGGACACTCAATGACATATCCACAACTGCGACAAGAAACAAACGTACTATGTCCCCGACGGTGGATAAATAAAATTCCCTGCTGTTCGCGTTCCTGCAACTGCTGTAAAGCACTTTGTAGCGATCGGCTAAAAATTGAACGATTTCCCTGCTGCAACTCTTGGCGCATATCTACTATTTCTACTGGCGGAAGAGGGCGCGATTGGATGCGTTCGGGAAGCGATAGGTAATGGGTAATTGCTGTAGATTCGTTGCTCCTGATCTCTACCCAAGTCTCTAACGAAGGAGTCGCAGAACCTAAGACTAGGGGGCAATTTTCTAATTCTGCCCGCCAGGTGGCTACAGTACGGGCATGATAGGTAGGAATTGGTTGGTCTTGCTTAAAGCTGCTATCGTGTTCTTCATCGAGGATGATTAAGCCTAAATGCGGTAAAGGAGCAAATACCGCCGAACGAGTTCCAATAACGACTTGTGGTTCGCCTGCGAGCATTTGTCGCCAGGTGTCA
This genomic interval carries:
- a CDS encoding DUF2283 domain-containing protein, whose protein sequence is MKATYNQEDDVLWIRWSHEIDESDETEPGVIVDYDKQGNVVGLEILDASKRIKNFPQSVADSYIGNHH
- the guaD gene encoding guanine deaminase, yielding MLAQKQSFTSLKVFRCAFLDFVDDPFYVSEIESIRYIADGLLVVENGKIKELGHYQSLQSKYAETLITEYPEMLIMPGFIDTHIHFPQTEIIAAYGEQLLEWLNQYVFPTEAKFKDKAYAQKIAAIFLDELLKNGTTTALVFATVHPQSVDAFFEEANRRNLRMIAGKVMMDRNAPDDLSDTAETSYQESKQLIQKWHKKGRLLYAVTPRFAITSTDEQLQLAGKLLAKFPDVYLHTHLSENVNEVEWVKQLFPESQGYLDVYDRAGLVGDRSVFAHGVQLTDAEFQRLSQAKSAIAFCPTSNLFLGSGLFKLAKAKCIEHPVKLGLGTDIGAGTSFSLLETASEAYKVAQLQNQKLSPFQALFLATLGGAKALSLEDKIGNFDVGKEADFVVLNVRATPLMALRNPAITPTSLAELAEQAFALIMLGDDRAIHATYIMGEAYEPKSGR
- a CDS encoding GNAT family N-acetyltransferase; its protein translation is MFAFHLIDESNARAILSWRYQPPYDFYNNSDEDTGLIQYLLHPQNNFYSILDENSELVAYCSFGQDGQVSGGDYCDEALDIGFGIRPDLTGRGKGAEYANAVLEFADTLFKPKTFRVTIAAFNKRALRVWQKLEFEHQHSFERESDRMEFIVLIRANYCSSK
- a CDS encoding YdeI/OmpD-associated family protein, coding for MKLNEVVPWGRTLEEYKLMFNLSDKDRKQWREWLEKNHCTSSGVWLIYYKVKSGKPSIRYSEAVKEALCFGWIDSKVKSLDAESYMQVFTPRKSKSVWSKLNKQYIEELIEQDLMTQAGLKKIETAKQDGSWTTLDDTEALIIPTDLQQALEANETANKHFAAFSNTTKKNILFWIASAKRLETRLKRIEQTINSAAQNKNPLAR
- a CDS encoding DUF433 domain-containing protein codes for the protein MDRISVNPQIHFGKPCIANTRISVQSVLELLNEELSL
- the priA gene encoding primosomal protein N', coding for MYLSGLESSIVVAEARVPFQCSSRWIEVLVDCPGTQGIYTYKLSALDVQPGDILSVPFGTSQVGAIAIRLVSQPPADLPQDKIKEVTDVVSAGFFPKGYWQLLNRIAEYYYTPLIQVIRVALPPGLLGRSQRRIRLLKQTASTQFLTPAARQILELLQTQNQGDYSFTHIQRQVKGAYRGVRELLRSHLVESYLEPPRLSKPKRQKAVTLVGIGIESDVTSRQREILEVLRRRGGDVWLSELLQICSTSSATLKALEQKGYIVIQEREVLRIERDSIAQDQPKTLTQAQSQALETIIELDGYAQVLLHGVTGSGKTEVYLQAIAPLLNQGKSALVLVPEIGLTPQLTDRFRARFGNKVCVYHSALSDGERYDTWRQMLAGEPQVVIGTRSAVFAPLPHLGLIILDEEHDSSFKQDQPIPTYHARTVATWRAELENCPLVLGSATPSLETWVEIRSNESTAITHYLSLPERIQSRPLPPVEIVDMRQELQQGNRSIFSRSLQSALQQLQEREQQGILFIHRRGHSTFVSCRSCGYVIECPHCDVSLAYHQTEEKAPEILRCHYCNYAQSHPRNCPECGSPYLKFFGSGTQRVTQELARQFPQLRIIRFDSDTTRTKGAHRTLLTRFANREADLLVGTQMLTKGLDLPQVTLVGVVAADGLLHLADYCAAERAFQTLTQVAGRAGRGEDPGRVIVQTYSPEHPVIQAVQQHAYEAFTTAELEQRAALNYPPHGRLILLRLSSTDPATVENTAQQIATQLNAISECEVLGPAPASILRVSNRYRWQILLKFVSDAQPELPDWEDVRSLIPTSVSLTIDVDPLNFM